In bacterium, the genomic window GGCGATGATGTAGGAAGGGACGCGCGCGGAAGCCGGCTAAACCAATCCGTTTCGCCTGCGTTACAATCCCCGTCATCTTTTGCGATCCAAAACCGGCTTTCCGTGCGTCCGCCGGGCATGCTTGGCCCTTCGCGGCGGCGCTCGCACTTGCGCTGCTCGCGTTCTGCGCCGCGGACGTACTCGTCCCGGCGGTCGTGCCGCCGCCGTCGCATCGCAACGTCTGGGCGGTGCTCATAGGCGCGGACGAATACGCCGATCCCGCGCTGCCGGATCTTTCGTTCTCCGGGCGCGATGCGCGCGCGATGCTGGGCGCGCTAACGCGTTCGTTCGGGGCGGGCGGAAACGGCGGAGGCGGCGGAGCCGCGTTCCGCCGCGAAAACGCGCTTTTGCTGGCAGCACACGGCGACCTGCGGCCGACCGCGGCGAACATCCGGTTCGCGCTGGGAACCTGGCTGCCGGAGCAGGCGGGGCGGGGCGATCTTGCGATCGTTTTCTTCAGCGGGCACGGATGGCCGGTGAAGGACGACTCGGAAAAGGACGGCGTCAAGCGCTTTCTGGTGCCGTCCGATGCGAAACGCGACCTGCTTGCGGATACCGCGGTTTCGATGAACGAGGTCGCGGAGATGATCGCGTATCTTCCATGCGAGCACGTGGTGACCATTTTGGACGCGTGCTTCAGCGGCACGCCGGGCGGGCGCTCGCTCGGCGCGAGCGCGGCCGCCGCGCGCGGCGACAGTTTCTGGGGCGAACTTGCGAGCGTCACCGGAAAGGTCGTGCTTACCGCGAGCGCGCACGACCAGCCCAGCCTGGAAGTCGCAGATCTCGAAAGCGGATTATTCACTTACTACGTCGTCGAAGGGCTGTCTAGCTTCGGCGACGCGAATTCGGACGGGATTCTGTCGGTCGGCGAATTGTTCGTTTACGCGAGGGACAGGGTGCGCGTATTCGCGGCGCGGCTGGGCGCGAGGCAGGAGCCGCAGGCCGCCGCTGTGACCCTTTCCGTCAAGGATTACGCGCTTTGCACGTCGGCGCGTTTCGGCGCGGAAGCGCGGGACGAGGCCGCGGCCCCTCCCGTCGCGGGCGGCGCGGTTCTCACTCCGACGGAGCGCGAGTCGCTTCCGGAGCTTTCGTCCGCGCTTGGTGGGGGCAGGCTGGTTATAGACAACCTCGCTCCGCTGTCTTATGCGAGGATAATCGCGCCGGACGGCACCGACCTCGGCTCTAATCCGGTTCCGCTGTCCCTCGAACTTCCGCCGGGCGAGTACCGTGTAACCGTGGGAGCTCGCGGGAGATTGCCCGTCGAAACCCGCGTGACGATAAAAGCGGGTGAGGTTTCCGCGCTCGGCAAAATCGCGCAGCGCGCCGATCCCGCATACTTTGTTCAGATGCCTGACACGGAATTCGAGGAATTGCCGCTGGTGGTGCAGCAATTCGTCGAGCGCGAACAGCAGATGCAGCAGGAGTCCGAGTCCGGGGACGATGCATCGGACGGAGAAAACGGCGGGGGAAAGGAATAGTTTCCGTTTGCGCATGGGTTCGATCAGAACGCGAATGCAAGCCGCGCCGTCTAGCTGGTGCTAGAATCCGGCCGATGATTCACCGCTTTGCGCTATTGTTCGCATTAATTCTGGCGCTCGCCGCGGCGCCGCAGTCCGCTTCGGCGGACGCAGCTGCCGCGCCCGCATCCTCTCCCGACGAGATGCTGGCCGAGGACGTGCTTGTCGAGCTGCCGGAAGCTCCCAAACAGCCCGGCGCGAGGGGCACGATGCTGGGGATTCCGCTCATCGTGGTCGCGCCGTTCGCGGGAACGGCCGCGATGCCGGATGAAGGAGCGGCCGCGGGATTCGGAGTAGCGGCGCGCCTGGTGGATGACTACTACCGGCTGAAGTCGGTGCGCGCCGTCACGATGGAAACGCTCGCCAAGGCGGCGGGCGGGAAATTTCTGGAATCGCCGGGCATTTCCGCCCAGGATGCTTTAATTCCGGTGGCCAAATCGCTTGGCGCCAATTACGCCGTGACCGGCGTGGTCAATCTGAAATCGTCGTTCGCGGACGTAAGTGCGACGGTGTTCGACATGGAGGGCAAGGCGGTCGTCAGCGCGAGCGCGGGAGGCTCGCAGTCGCTTCTGCCTGCTCTTGTAAGCGAAATCAGCTTCAAATTGCTCGCCGGCATCGGCGCCGCGCTTACGGACGCCGAGCGTGACTACCTGGACCAGGGCGAGCCGTATTCGGTGGATTCGTGGCTTTTGTGCAATCAGGGACTGCGCATCGTGACGGCGATGCAGGGCGGCATCGAAACGACCAAGGAGCAGCGCAAGGCCGCCAAGGACGCGCTCGACAAGTGCCTGAAGCAGTCTCCGGATTATTTGCGGGCCAGGGACGCCCTGGGCCGGCTGCACTTCGCCGAGGCGGAATACGAAAAAGCCCGGAGCGTGTTTACCGAGCTATCCACCCGCTCGCCGAAGTATGCTCCGGCCAGGTTCTATCTGGGCGTTATCGCTTATCGGGAGGGTAAAATCGCAGCCGCCAAGAAGGAGCTGGGCAGGGCTGTCGAGCTTGACTCCGGCGACCCGGCGTCGTGGCTGTATTACGGGCTTGCGCAGATCGCCGACGGCCAACCTGCAAGCGCCGAGCAGTCGCTCCGCCAGGGGCTGAAGCTCTCGCCGGACGGCGTGGAGCTGCGCTTCGCACTGGGACGCTCGTTGATGCTGCAGGAGCGCTACTCGGAAGCCGCGGAAGAGTTCGAAAAGGTGGTTCTTGTGCGCCCCCAGACCGCCTCGGCCCAGTATAACCTTGGATTGTGCTATTACCGTATCAGGGATTTCAGCAAGGCCGAAAGACACTTTCGAATATACTTGGATTTGACTCCGGGCGATCCGGAGGGCGACCACGCAAAGGTGAAAGAATGGATCGCTGCGATGAACGGGGAGCTTGACTAGGTTTCGATCGCCCGCAGCAAGGGCGGATTGGACCATATCAGCGGCAACAACCGCAATAACGGTTTTGCAGGCGAGTCCCCGTTACAATGCAAAGCCTATTCAAACTTGATTACTTCGGTCGGGCAGTCTTCCGCAGCGATTTTGATCGCGTCAATGAACTCACTGTAATTTACGCCCTCGCGCACGGTGCAGCTGTCATCCTGCACGTGAAACACCTCCGGGCAGACGTCCTCGCAGGCGTCGCACACAATGCAGCCTTCTTCAATCCAAACTCTTGAAATCGTCATAATCGTTTGCATCGGTATCCGGGGCAGAAGCCCCGAAAGCAATACCTGTAGCCCCGCCCTATTGTTT contains:
- a CDS encoding caspase family protein; this translates as MPPPSHRNVWAVLIGADEYADPALPDLSFSGRDARAMLGALTRSFGAGGNGGGGGAAFRRENALLLAAHGDLRPTAANIRFALGTWLPEQAGRGDLAIVFFSGHGWPVKDDSEKDGVKRFLVPSDAKRDLLADTAVSMNEVAEMIAYLPCEHVVTILDACFSGTPGGRSLGASAAAARGDSFWGELASVTGKVVLTASAHDQPSLEVADLESGLFTYYVVEGLSSFGDANSDGILSVGELFVYARDRVRVFAARLGARQEPQAAAVTLSVKDYALCTSARFGAEARDEAAAPPVAGGAVLTPTERESLPELSSALGGGRLVIDNLAPLSYARIIAPDGTDLGSNPVPLSLELPPGEYRVTVGARGRLPVETRVTIKAGEVSALGKIAQRADPAYFVQMPDTEFEELPLVVQQFVEREQQMQQESESGDDASDGENGGGKE
- a CDS encoding tetratricopeptide repeat protein; translation: MIHRFALLFALILALAAAPQSASADAAAAPASSPDEMLAEDVLVELPEAPKQPGARGTMLGIPLIVVAPFAGTAAMPDEGAAAGFGVAARLVDDYYRLKSVRAVTMETLAKAAGGKFLESPGISAQDALIPVAKSLGANYAVTGVVNLKSSFADVSATVFDMEGKAVVSASAGGSQSLLPALVSEISFKLLAGIGAALTDAERDYLDQGEPYSVDSWLLCNQGLRIVTAMQGGIETTKEQRKAAKDALDKCLKQSPDYLRARDALGRLHFAEAEYEKARSVFTELSTRSPKYAPARFYLGVIAYREGKIAAAKKELGRAVELDSGDPASWLYYGLAQIADGQPASAEQSLRQGLKLSPDGVELRFALGRSLMLQERYSEAAEEFEKVVLVRPQTASAQYNLGLCYYRIRDFSKAERHFRIYLDLTPGDPEGDHAKVKEWIAAMNGELD
- a CDS encoding ferredoxin gives rise to the protein MTISRVWIEEGCIVCDACEDVCPEVFHVQDDSCTVREGVNYSEFIDAIKIAAEDCPTEVIKFE